A window from Chitinophaga filiformis encodes these proteins:
- a CDS encoding SDR family NAD(P)-dependent oxidoreductase, with the protein MKHIILTGSASGFGLKAVKTLALQGHTVYATMRNVKWLSGANAKVAKELKEWATENNAKVEVVEMDVASTASVNSAVAEIAKKSGGRIDVLINNAGVTYYGLGEALTIEQTEQMYQVNTLGPERTMKAVLPYMHAQKDGLIINVTSVQSRNLIPSLSTYNGTKAALDAVSVGYHYELKSAGIDVVTIQPGAYQTTDITNKSIVGKNEVVQAQYGDDAMAFKRALLQYFVPTPESGDPQEVADAMLKLVEQPKGERPLWTIVGGGPMAEKFQAMNQAIKEIVEFNINILPQLFPAQ; encoded by the coding sequence ATGAAACACATTATTTTAACCGGCAGCGCCAGTGGATTCGGACTGAAAGCAGTAAAAACACTCGCATTACAAGGACATACAGTATACGCTACCATGCGTAATGTAAAATGGTTATCCGGTGCGAACGCCAAAGTGGCCAAGGAATTGAAAGAATGGGCTACAGAGAACAACGCAAAGGTAGAAGTCGTGGAAATGGACGTTGCAAGTACTGCTTCTGTGAACAGCGCGGTTGCCGAAATAGCGAAAAAATCGGGCGGAAGAATTGATGTGCTCATCAACAACGCGGGTGTTACCTACTATGGATTGGGAGAAGCCCTGACCATTGAACAAACAGAACAAATGTACCAGGTAAACACACTGGGGCCCGAACGTACGATGAAGGCAGTATTGCCATATATGCATGCGCAGAAAGATGGGCTGATCATCAACGTAACCAGTGTGCAGAGCAGGAACCTTATCCCAAGCCTCAGTACTTACAATGGTACAAAAGCAGCCCTGGACGCTGTGTCAGTAGGATATCACTATGAGCTGAAGTCGGCAGGTATCGATGTGGTGACCATCCAGCCGGGCGCTTATCAGACTACTGATATTACCAATAAGAGCATCGTCGGAAAAAATGAAGTCGTGCAGGCGCAATATGGTGACGATGCAATGGCATTCAAACGCGCATTGCTGCAATACTTTGTGCCGACTCCAGAAAGCGGTGATCCGCAGGAAGTGGCTGATGCCATGCTGAAACTGGTGGAACAGCCTAAAGGGGAAAGACCACTCTGGACTATCGTCGGTGGCGGACCAATGGCGGAGAAATTCCAGGCAATGAATCAGGCTATCAAAGAGATTGTTGAGTTTAACATCAACATTTTGCCACAGCTCTTTCCTGCGCAGTAA
- a CDS encoding DUF416 family protein, whose product MIEDLEELLSELNPNDVSRFSLAGAETLWLSFRNIYAKEFGGDISITSDIFDKAWLLVAGQLKDTTVDQLEEAAKNQIPDLDNFMDIFESAWRTTLASAAQNAATGVWMAICGLATEPTIAAMDTADIIRNTLDILISTQYSAEHGNDVYPSEEDIESHPLYQHEITRQREAIQALKNGKAANFRSEFVTLLNLEMLGIPQQ is encoded by the coding sequence ATGATAGAAGATCTGGAAGAACTCCTTTCCGAACTGAATCCCAATGATGTTTCCAGGTTTAGCCTTGCAGGTGCGGAAACCCTGTGGTTAAGCTTCAGGAATATTTACGCCAAAGAATTCGGTGGAGACATCAGTATTACTTCAGACATATTTGATAAGGCCTGGTTACTGGTAGCCGGTCAACTAAAAGATACTACGGTCGATCAGCTGGAAGAGGCTGCCAAAAATCAGATCCCCGACCTGGACAATTTCATGGATATCTTTGAATCCGCCTGGCGCACAACCCTGGCCTCTGCCGCACAGAATGCGGCCACGGGCGTGTGGATGGCCATCTGCGGATTGGCGACAGAACCGACAATAGCAGCGATGGACACTGCAGACATCATCAGGAATACTTTGGATATCCTGATCAGTACACAGTATAGCGCAGAGCATGGTAATGATGTGTATCCATCTGAAGAAGATATCGAAAGCCATCCCTTGTATCAACATGAAATAACGAGACAAAGGGAAGCTATTCAGGCATTGAAAAACGGGAAAGCTGCCAATTTCAGGTCTGAGTTTGTAACATTACTGAACCTGGAGATGCTGGGTATTCCTCAGCAGTAA